The following coding sequences are from one Diabrotica virgifera virgifera chromosome 2, PGI_DIABVI_V3a window:
- the LOC126880543 gene encoding 60S ribosomal protein L36, which yields MAPRYEIAVGLQRGHKTTKISDKSKLNKVRPARLKGIQTKHTKFVRDIIREVVGHAPYEKRAMELLKVSKDKRALKFLKRRLGTHIRAKRKREELSNILTQMRKQQATHK from the exons ATGGCACCAAGGTACGAGATCGCAGTCGGCCTCCAAAGGGGTCACAAAACCACCAAAATCTCAGACAAATCCAAACTGAATAAAGTTCGTCCCGCTAGGTTGAAGGGGATCCAAACCAAACACACCAAATTTGTCAGAGACATCATCCGTGAAGTCGTAGGACATGCTCCATATGAAAAGAGAGCCATGGAATTGTTAAAG GTGTCAAAGGATAAGAGGGCCCTGAAATTCCTGAAGCGTCGTCTTGGCACACACATCAGAGCCAAGAGGAAGCGTGAAGAACTATCCAACATCCTTACCCAAATGCGTAAACAACAAGCTACACATAAATAG